The following proteins are co-located in the Gorilla gorilla gorilla isolate KB3781 chromosome 7, NHGRI_mGorGor1-v2.1_pri, whole genome shotgun sequence genome:
- the VPS28 gene encoding vacuolar protein sorting-associated protein 28 homolog: MFHGIPATPGIGAPGNKPELYEEVKLYKNAREREKYDNMAELFAVVKTMQALEKAYIKDCVSPSEYTAACSRLLVQYKAAFRQVQGSEISSIDEFCRKFRLDCPLAMERIKEDRPITIKDDKGNLNRCIADVVSLFITVMDKLRLEIRAMDEIQPDLRELMETMHRMSHLPPDFEGRQTVSQWLQTLSGMSASDELDDSQVRQMLFDLESAYNAFNRFLHA, encoded by the exons ATGTTTCATGGGATCCCAGCCACTCCGGGCATAGGAG CCCCTGGGAACAAGCCGGAGCTGTATGAG GAAGTGAAGTTGTACAAGAACGCCCGGGAGCGGGAGAA GTACGACAACATGGCAGAGCTGTTTGCGGTGGTGAAGACAATGCAAGCCCTGGAGAAGGCCTACATCAAGGACTGTGTCTCCCCCAGCGA GTACACTGCAGCCTGCTCCCGGCTCCTGGTCCAGTACAAAGCTGCCTTCAGGCAGGTCCAGGGCTCGGAAATCAGCTCTATTGACGAATTCTGCCGCAAGTTCCGC CTGGACTGCCCGCTGGCCATGGAGCGGATCAAGGAGGACCGGCCCATCACCATCAAGGACGACAAGGGCAACCTCAATCGCTGCATCGCCGACGTGGTCTCG CTCTTCATCACGGTCATGGACAAGCTGCGCCTGGAGATCCGCGCCATGGATGAG ATCCAGCCCGACCTGCGAGAGCTGATGGAGACCATGCACCGCATGAGCCACCTCCCGCCCGACTTCGAGGGCCGCCAGACGGTCAGCCAGTG GCTGCAGACCCTGAGCGGCATGTCGGCGTCAGATGAGCTGGACGACTCACAGGTGCGTCAGATGCTGTTCGACCTGGAGTCAGCCTACAACGCCTTCAACCGCTTCCTGCATGCCTGA